From Chloroflexota bacterium, one genomic window encodes:
- a CDS encoding helix-turn-helix domain-containing protein → MGRKSKQGTSYLRLLREERGISLTEMVGLVGYTKGYISAVETGVSKPTSAFLHAYERALGLDEGSLAASAEQAISQVLTTAQAGLMPEPPKLDPALLPIANKGAVLEGVQSILLQAIAMVTAAAKQSPWPGAEIVVTFQSEHDPLTVFPELAVPWRAALRQALHAGWNVVHLWRLRIENQHRFELIARMLSMLGYRGKYQPYLFPNHVLPGAPADVIIVPGQGALWLFGSRQSRHVDSGFFFPPDSPHYPLISQFATTMRSQTQPLLEVYPERSLDFKALALQFEVEDGAQLLLKEGLSFQSMPIAIRNACIQRILQAPLVRSLQEQTHLELWCQQLLDHHRQRVHLFEQFLQDRQHEARHVVTKTAILRLLSHGELPADDWLRDQPQSQLTVAEALAWLRHVIWLLQVYPNYQLAIVDAIDPAYFPVAWKVEGRQTLILESWQAADTEDGRENVNIIIHDRTIAQSFREHFFNYWERLSNRERNKDCVIDWLQSQVMQPVKL, encoded by the coding sequence GTGGGACGCAAATCCAAGCAAGGTACGTCGTACCTTCGTCTACTCCGCGAAGAACGTGGGATTTCACTAACCGAGATGGTCGGGCTGGTCGGCTATACCAAAGGCTATATTTCAGCTGTCGAGACGGGGGTTTCTAAGCCAACCAGTGCATTTTTGCATGCCTACGAGCGGGCCTTGGGTTTGGACGAGGGCAGTTTGGCCGCCAGCGCCGAGCAAGCAATTAGCCAAGTGCTCACCACTGCCCAAGCAGGCTTGATGCCTGAACCACCGAAACTTGACCCAGCCCTCTTGCCAATTGCTAATAAAGGTGCAGTTTTGGAGGGTGTCCAATCAATCCTATTGCAGGCGATTGCCATGGTGACCGCCGCCGCCAAGCAAAGCCCATGGCCTGGGGCTGAAATTGTCGTGACCTTTCAAAGTGAGCATGACCCATTGACGGTATTTCCTGAATTGGCGGTGCCATGGCGAGCAGCTTTGCGCCAAGCCTTGCACGCTGGCTGGAATGTGGTGCATCTCTGGCGTTTACGGATTGAAAATCAACATCGCTTCGAATTAATTGCCCGCATGCTTTCGATGCTGGGCTATCGCGGCAAATATCAACCCTATCTCTTCCCCAACCATGTACTGCCTGGCGCACCCGCCGATGTGATTATCGTGCCTGGTCAAGGGGCGTTATGGTTGTTTGGCAGTCGCCAATCCAGACATGTTGATAGTGGCTTTTTCTTTCCCCCTGATAGCCCACATTACCCATTAATTAGCCAATTTGCCACCACCATGCGTTCGCAGACCCAACCGCTGCTCGAGGTCTATCCCGAACGTTCATTAGATTTTAAAGCCTTGGCCTTGCAATTTGAGGTCGAGGATGGCGCTCAATTGTTGTTAAAAGAAGGTCTAAGCTTTCAATCGATGCCAATTGCAATTCGCAACGCTTGTATTCAACGGATTTTGCAAGCACCCTTAGTGCGTTCACTGCAAGAACAGACCCATTTGGAATTGTGGTGTCAGCAACTGTTAGATCATCATCGCCAACGTGTCCATTTATTTGAGCAATTTCTGCAAGATCGCCAGCACGAGGCGCGTCATGTTGTTACCAAAACCGCAATTTTGCGTTTATTGAGCCATGGCGAGCTGCCTGCCGATGATTGGCTGCGCGATCAACCGCAAAGTCAATTGACGGTAGCCGAGGCTTTGGCATGGTTGCGCCATGTGATCTGGCTCTTGCAGGTGTATCCAAATTATCAATTAGCGATTGTTGATGCGATTGATCCAGCCTACTTTCCCGTAGCTTGGAAGGTCGAAGGTCGTCAAACCTTGATTTTGGAATCGTGGCAAGCAGCCGATACTGAAGATGGTCGCGAAAACGTCAATATTATTATTCATGATCGGACAATTGCCCAATCATTCCGTGAACATTTTTTCAACTACTGGGAGCGTTTGAGTAATCGCGAACGCAACAAAGATTGTGTGATCGATTGGTTGCAGAGCCAAGTGATGCAGCCAGTCAAACTATAA
- a CDS encoding PQQ-binding-like beta-propeller repeat protein, protein MSNQWNPNMSPYRQDRSSCMPVLLIIFVLTLGIGGGIYFFVNNVMSEAFESSITQVSSQMETAVGGSTANEPAIAGSVLYHSTQLAYDRNGDERNELLVQLSNNSQYSMALLDGADGKPVWQTELGSESYDLIALDSYVAVIKERDFRLFNSQDGTFGWQTRLTDRIQTNPPMLFIVDDLLVIQTYDNILTAYELKTGSQRWQKTLVDRYASNLARLGDELCGTERDAESGLEFLTCYALKTGEQRQALQLNNDWTDDVEWVADPQTKEGILRLQSDPEPITLSAIGIDQSQRWSIELEEVFADSLDYNKIPVSDGKSLVLSTESALAIISAEHQIVRYTLADYALTPLGFDNDVLYVSAVKQRGTNTVSILAINAQTAELIWRLDDLGESHEWSGSDGIKAVIVPGEGVVFGWLDPEIDDLVRVQLLKRQDGTVGWSFQQQMFIGQVPKLTRTGNALLIQTSDGLAMANLRTGESLWTLTR, encoded by the coding sequence ATGTCGAATCAATGGAATCCGAATATGTCGCCCTATCGGCAGGATCGTTCCTCGTGTATGCCAGTATTATTAATTATTTTTGTGCTAACGCTCGGGATTGGCGGTGGAATCTATTTTTTCGTCAATAATGTGATGAGCGAGGCCTTTGAATCGAGCATTACCCAAGTCTCTTCACAGATGGAAACAGCCGTTGGTGGAAGTACGGCAAATGAACCAGCTATCGCCGGCTCAGTGCTTTATCATTCAACCCAATTAGCCTATGATCGCAACGGCGACGAGCGTAACGAACTGTTGGTACAACTTTCAAACAATAGCCAATATTCAATGGCTTTGCTCGATGGCGCTGATGGCAAACCAGTTTGGCAAACTGAGCTTGGTAGCGAATCCTATGATTTGATCGCGCTTGATTCATATGTAGCAGTGATTAAAGAACGTGATTTTCGCTTATTTAATAGTCAAGATGGCACATTTGGCTGGCAAACTCGCTTAACTGATCGCATTCAAACCAATCCACCAATGCTCTTTATTGTTGATGATCTATTGGTGATTCAGACCTACGATAATATTTTAACGGCCTATGAATTGAAAACGGGCAGCCAGCGTTGGCAAAAAACTTTGGTTGATCGCTATGCAAGCAATTTGGCTCGGTTGGGCGATGAGCTATGTGGGACTGAACGTGATGCAGAATCAGGCTTAGAATTTCTAACGTGCTATGCCCTAAAAACTGGTGAACAACGCCAAGCACTGCAATTAAATAACGATTGGACTGATGATGTTGAATGGGTGGCAGATCCTCAAACCAAGGAGGGGATTTTACGCTTACAAAGTGACCCTGAACCAATCACGCTCTCAGCAATAGGGATTGATCAATCACAGCGTTGGAGTATTGAGCTTGAAGAAGTATTTGCTGATAGTTTGGATTACAATAAAATTCCCGTGAGTGATGGCAAATCTTTAGTATTAAGTACCGAATCGGCTTTGGCAATCATCTCGGCTGAACACCAAATTGTACGCTATACATTGGCCGATTATGCCCTAACACCCCTAGGTTTTGATAACGATGTTTTGTATGTTTCGGCAGTCAAGCAGCGCGGCACCAATACAGTCAGCATTTTAGCGATCAATGCCCAAACCGCTGAACTCATTTGGCGGCTTGACGATTTGGGCGAGTCGCATGAGTGGAGTGGTAGCGATGGGATCAAAGCAGTGATTGTACCTGGCGAGGGCGTAGTTTTCGGCTGGCTCGATCCTGAAATTGATGATTTGGTGCGGGTGCAATTGCTCAAACGCCAAGATGGTACGGTTGGCTGGTCGTTTCAACAGCAGATGTTTATTGGTCAAGTGCCGAAATTAACCCGGACTGGTAATGCCTTGCTAATTCAAACTAGCGACGGCTTGGCAATGGCCAATTTGCGGACTGGCGAGAGTTTGTGGACGCTGACGCGCTAA